One Vicia villosa cultivar HV-30 ecotype Madison, WI linkage group LG5, Vvil1.0, whole genome shotgun sequence genomic window, ataggcgtttcttgttttgatgagatttcgttttatgcactttttagagttccaagacaactgactaacgtcataatcatttatgactctactttcaaaacgtcttgtcattttcaaagatgtcttctcagaattcacattcccacgttctgtcattacttcatgatcattacacctatatattaggagtaaggctaacaactgttcgaccgccgttggattaaatcaacgcctgtcACGTGTCTTTTgacctttacccaaaagatttaaaagggtttccgttaaacctttaaatacttgaacttctaccctcaCATGACTTTCACTTCTATTCTCCTGCGTTCATCACAGAAAAGAAAATCCTCTTTGGTCTCGTTTAACCCATTTCTTAAATCAaatttactcatggcgtcttcatcaaatgctcttcaacccattcaaaaacttcaaaatcctacacagatagggaatcaagaacacattccagacccaaatgctGCAGAGGCGCGCGTTATCTACGCTTCaaaggtaatcatcccttttgaactttctggaaaaactcacgcTTTCATGGGCCCTTTACCGGGAGGAAATAACCCTTCTTTGAGTAAAttttttcctgcttattataaaactagacctttagttagcaagaataagatagacaAAGATGGTCATCCAATCTTAGCTGCTCCTGACAACGCGGTAGAAACCTCGACTGAAACTTCTCcggtcttagagaaaattaggttaaattatgtaaccaatttcgtgaaagtatttaggtcaatccctttagcaaaagatcctgaattgTATTACGCTTGGCTAGCTAAAGTAGAAAAGCAAAAGGCTCCATtttggaaagaattagggatttacgACCTAATTCAGTTATCTAAAACaggtttagagtataaccaaaccatgctaGTAGCATCAgtacatttctgggatgcttctcacaatactttccaccttccttgCGGAATGATCACTCCTACTCTTTTCGATATAGCTGCCATTaccgggcttcgaccaactggggaacttTTCGACCCCAACTttatggatactgatactatctAGTTCAATGAGGGAACAGTCACCTACACTGCTTTCATTCAAAGGTACCATGTTCAAGCAACTACGGAAGTCACTGATGAAGAACACAttgcatttctagcactctggctttcaaGATGCGTCATTTGTTCTAGGTCGATCCAGGTAGCAAAGAGATATCTCTGTATGGCTAACCATATAAATGCCGGAAAAAAGCTAAACTTAAGCCAattaattctagggtttctctatgataaccttggtgaagcaacagatcTTGTCAAAAACTATAAGACAGGATCCCTTCTCTTTGCTGGTcttttctggttgttgcaactatggcttaatgccacttttgaggctcacctaccatacaaaagtgttgtggatgaagaaagtatagctataaagaatcgaacagtggaaggaaccagattagcttacctaactccaaaagaagaaatgggaAAACTTCATGAAACCTTCTTAGCGTATgtgatgatgttcgctaaacgttacTTGTTTAGCCCGTCCATGGCTCCTTTTGTAAAAAGGAaggtaggtcctgaatggtttactcgtgaatttccagcaacttcttccgaccaacaagccgaatccatggtCATTTGGGAAGCTTTCCTTACCCCTAAGTTGTTATaccaccgacttcgatctccaaaaagtcactgctgtcttctttgttatcaaccaaatctggtttcgagacaatttgggttggttcaactcaaaccaaaatgcttgtatgacaaaaggaatcacatgtgtctacacacttcgcatctggcagaagatgaatatgagtcaaaaatctccaaatatattggcatcaccactttgtctcccgtctctttcgaacctgctttttactctaccatagattttcatcaatggtggacagattattattccatgcaaatcttcgatgctgaaatcCTTAatcgagaactaactgaagctttttctgatgtgcaggcgaacttacataaaggtacttcgactcatattaaagaaatccaagcatttcaaaaattctttgaaactatctacaggcctaatgatcttagtcggaccgttcgtgaggctgcggtcactttacgtgaaaagttttatgctaaactggataagttgaaattgcccacgtctgttcgacctgaactatgttatgaagtggcttttaaaCTTAATCccccaaaatttcctccactacctagtgctgattttggtgtggctttaagccctccttttccagactggtttgcgTGTGGGAATGTCATAAAAATCCTCCAGGAGCAATTTAAAAAAAGcgttgaacgagtggtcccgactaagcataccttggatactttcaaagtacatcttcatataggtcttgaACACGTTCGCGTCTTGACTCCAATTCCTGAAGGgtggggtttagacaatccttcgactaacttttccCTCTTCACTGAAATACTAATTCCTATTTTGCTCACAGTCGTTACTCGAAAGAAAAGTATCAAGGAAGCCCCTGCACAGAAGGGTTCTGGAGCTTCGAGGAGCACCAAGACAAGTgagagtgattctgtcaccactggcaagaaacccacggtacgtATACATCTTATTTTCGAATTTGCGCAATTTCCTGAATATTAATCACTTGGTTTAATATGCAtcttcagagttcgaagcctccagCACCTTCGAAGCGAAAAATTCCTCAGACAGCTGCTtcagatgacgaagataaatctcctcctcgtactagacaagcaacgaagaaaagacagAAAACTGCCACCCCTTTAACCAAAGAAAaaggatctgggacttcgaagcttacttcatcaagtgataaggtatcttctgatgaatcacccTTAAAGGCTACTAGTATTATCCCCATTATAGAgagccacaactcaagcccagataatgttccaaccaaggtatttgggtttcacaacataatcatcttttcaaattttaattccaatgattaagttcacatcttaccttataaatgtaggatgatgtgggcacagctacttctgatctcaaaacctcaagtctaaacattgatcttgacaatcttcgaggtaaatgtctgcCTTCTCTAGTGACAGATGAATTTCTTGCAACCTTTTCATTTTAATCAATTCTAGCCATTTAACACAGGTGTTCCTCGACACAAATCTCTTGTGCTTTCTCCGGTTCTCGAGGACGCTCAGCCCCTTGCAACCATCATTCCAACTGTGCCTGCTGAAGAAAGCCACTcaaatgatgattctccacctactCGTCAAGATGAAAATATAGGGGAAAATACTCAATGTTCAGATAGTGATAATGTAGTCGAACAGCCAACTAGCAGCGAAGATACTATTTCTGAACATGATGCTGCGGAGGAAACTTCCAATTTGCCTACACCTGGTCCTCATGAAACTTTGACTTTCGGGACTATAGTTACCCCTGTAACTACTTCGAAGCAGGCCCCTGCAATGCTTAATCCTTCAGAACTGGAGCAACTCAAGAAAAGTGATCTCGTAAGCTTCCTCAAGACTATGATGAGTGTTGATAACGTTTCGCCCATTGGGCTTGAAACTTCTTCTAATGTCCTGGCAGAGACTGGCGACAAGGATGACAAGGATAATTTATTAGAcacttgtatatatattatttccaATGAAATGAAAATGCATTGatgaatatattttcttttactgCCATCAAAACTCTTCTGCCACTAACTTTTTCTACTAGCACTTGTTAGATAAATCAAAAGTAAAGGAGAAGGAAATAAATGCGAAACGGTTTCTTTACATCCTCCCCTAAAATGACTTACTCTTTCACTGCCATCTATTCCTAATAACGCTTTGTCTATGAGAGTAAAGAGGAGTAAAAGATTTTTTACGTAACAAATTAATGCTCATTATGGTAGTTCTCTTTGAGCATACTTTCCAAAATGACCCTTTCCATCCGTGTTTGCACTGCGCACTACACTGCATCTTGTACTATTTAGAAACATCTTTTGGCAGCTGTAGCTGCTGTAGTTTGAGTCCAAAAGATAGAAAAACCAGAGGCGAACTCTGTTTTAATATAACTTTACTTTTTAGAAAGAAGGATTTGGAAAAAAAGGGAAGAGCTTTTCACTGATTTATTTATTACAAGAAGCgcattaaattttaatattatgatttgaacaagatttatttggattttttgttGAGTTCATGCTTGATGTAgtataaaattatgttttaataatattttgacaaaaaaatactTTCATATTGATATTAATGGCAAAACAGATATTCAATTATATGCttttaaatttggttttttttcccTAGAATCAATCTAAAGAGGTGATTTAAATTATACTTCTAAAACTGGTTTATATTTGATTCAGCATCttagaaatcaaatcaaatttttgagAATCAATTGAATCACATATATTTGAGAATTGAGATGATTATTCAAATCACCCTTAGGGTCAATTTGATTTAAATGAAGGGGGAGGGGAagaattttaattaaagaaagaGAAGGAGAGGTGAaggaatttttttaatcatataagTTTTTTTCGATAAGCAATGATGATATTAACATAGAGCACATAAAGTGCTCAAAACGAGAATTCATTACAAGGTGTAGAGAAACACCAAACCAACAGTACACATCAtaaattacataaaattacaTGTAGTCTACCGGACAATGATGCCATTCATAAAAATTGCACAATACCTTCTGCTTGTTTTCGATTACCAGCCACCACCAAGATAGCATCTTCACACTATGCACAATTTCGTCCAAATCTGCAACAGCATTGTTAAATATTATGTCGTTTCGCTGCTTCCAAATTCTCCAACAAGTTGCCATCCAAATGCATCCCACCCTTTTCCTAGAACACCTACGCCTCAAAGAGTCCAGCAAATGCAGAAAATGAGAAATGCAATCTGTGGCCAGCAATGGCTCAATGTCCAGCCAAACATAAATGGATTTCCACAAACTGATAACAAATTCGCAATTGAGAAAAAGATGTTGAATATCTTCCATCTGACTGCAGCCAAACACGCAAAAATTTACCTCCTTAGGCACCATAATTCCTCTTTTAATGAGTTGAGCTTTTAATGCAAGTCTGTCTTGGAAAAGCCTCCACCcaaaaattttaacttttgatggcaTCCACAATTTCCATAGAATATTGATAGCCTCTAAACACAATGGATCCTCTACCCTTGCACCACGACCCTGCATCAACCTCTTATAATATACTGATACCTTGAATACACCATGTTCATTTAAAGGCCATATGAAGCTATCTTGAACATTAATCCTTGGCTGAACATAATACAGAATTTGCTTCAAGACATGGAGTTCCTCACTTGCCTCTGAGTGTGTGTCTACAATCCAATCTGAAAAGCTCCAAATCCATTTGTTGTCAACCCACTTTCCCATTTATTCCACACTACATTCAGCAGCCTCCCTAACCTGAAATAAAAACGGAAATAACAGACAGAGGGGACTTTTTCCAATCCACCTTTGAGTCCAGAACAACACACGCACCCCGTCTCCTAGTTTGATTGCCAGCAGCTGTGTGAATCCCTCATCCTCCAATGCATCACCAATCTTCATTAAGTCTTTCCACTATATGGATTCCATACCTTTGTTACCTActctcgttttgaaaagaatcctATCATAGAACCTACCATATCTATCCACCAGCAATCCTGTCCATATAGCACTATCATCATTTAGGAATCTCTATAACCATTTAATGAGAAGAGCCCTATTGAAAAGCAGCATATCTTTGACGCCCAAGCCACCTTCTTTCTTGGGAAAACAAACCATATTCCAGCTAATCCAGTCAATTCCTTTTTTTCCCTTGTATTGTGCTACAGAAAATTCCTCTGAATCTTAACTATCTCAGCCTTCACTTTAATAGGAATCTTAAAGAAGGATAAATAGTAGACAGGCAGATTAGAGATAACAGAATTAATGAGGATAACTCTACCCCCAACAGACAATAATCTACCAATCCAAGGAGACAATTTTGATCTCATGCTAATCAAAATCGGATTCCAAAAACTGGTCCTTCTAGGGTTGCCACCAACAGTTATACCAAGGAATTTGAATGGGATAATATCTAACTTACAACATAAGAATTGACTAGCTGCCTGTAGAAAATAATCATCAATACCAATGCCATAAAGCTTACTCTTGCACATATTAACACGTAATCCTGATGCCATTTCAAAGCCACGTAGCAACACTTTGACAACCCACAGATTGCTCCACGAACCTTCTCCTACTAAAATTGCATCGTCAGCAAACTGTAACAGGTCAAAAGACGTGTCCTCGTTAATTCTGAAGCCTTTAAACATTCCTGTCAACACTGCTTGACGAACCATCCCTGCCAAACCTTCAGCCACTATTGTGAACAGAAAAGGGGATAGGGGATCCCCTTGTCGTAACCCTCTAAAAGCTTTAAACTCTTCAGTGGGACTCCCATTTACTAATATAGACAAATTACTGTTAAATTCCCTTGCTGCCATCCACTTCAACCACCTACCTCCAAAGCCCATTTTAAGAATCATCTCTTTCAAAAATGACCAATCAACACAATCGTACGCTTTTGCAAAATCTACTTTGAACATAAGGCAACTCTTATTCTTCCTTTTAGCTAGATCAAGAATTTCATTTGTGACTAAAACTCCATCAAGAATCTGTCTTCCAGGAACAAATGCCGTTTGTGTTTTTGAGATCAGCTTGCCAATGATTGTCCTCAATCTTGCTGCTAGCAGTTTGGAAATAATTTTGTAGATACAACTAATGAGACATATAGGTCTATATTCCTCCAGCTCTTGGGGATTTTCTACCTTCGGAATGATTGCTATAAACGTCGCTGGCAAAGCTCTAGGAAGGGAACCTTTGTGATGAAAATCCTGTAGGCATTGTATTATGTCTTCCCCCACCATATCCCAGCATCTTTTAATAAATTCCATATTGAACCCATCTGGTCCAGGGCTTCTGTCACCTTCACAACTAAATACCACCTCTCTAATCTCCTCCCTTGAAAATTCCCCTTCCAACACACAGCTCTCCACAGAAGACAACTTGTTAAATTCTATGTTACCCAGCTTCGGTCTTGGTTTTGTGTTCTCCTGGAATCTCTCTTCAAAGTATTCTTTAACCTTCCTTTTAACTTCCTTCACCCCTTCCAAAAACCCTTGTTCAGTTTTAATCCTCACCAaagtatttcttcttcttcttcttgctttTAACATTGAGTGAAAATATTTAGAGTTGCAATCACCTTCCTTGATCCATTTCACCCTTGACTTTTGTTTTAGCATGCTTTCTTTAACATGAACGTTGCGCCATATACTTGCTTGAATAGTTTTACTTCTTGTAGCAATTTCATCACAAAGTTGAGTATGTATAAATGCCCTATCATTCTCATCTTCATCCAGTCTATTCAGCTCCACCACATCTTCCTCAATCTTCATGTCTATCCAACCAAATATATTTTGATTCCACCACCTCAGTCTTTCTCTCAACGTTTTAAATTTTTCTTTGAGGATGAAAGCACTTGATCCCAGAAAAGATATTGAGTTCCATTCCTTTTCTACGAAGCTGTTAAAGTCTTCATGCTCATACCAAGAACGGAAAACCTTAAATGGTTTGGGTCCCCAGTCGAGTTTACTAGTTTTCACCCAAATAGGCCTGTGATTTGAGATATCTCTGTTGCCAGATACTTGTGCCACAGCTTCCCACAAATCAACCACTCTTTCTGACAGTAGTATTCTATTTATCCTGCTTCTAGCCTTGCCGTTAGAATTAACCCATGTAAATTTGTTTCCTAGTAGTGGTAAGTCCACCAATTCCATTAAGtcaataaattttgaaaattcctCCAATTCAACTCTGTTCGCCTGAACCTTCCCCAACCTTTCCTCCTTCAGTTTAATTGAGTTAAAATCACCCCTAATTATCCATTCTCCTCTCGGCATACTCTGCTTctatttacggtgatttccggtaaacaaccgtgagtcctccaaactataaaatatactttggttactcgcaggatcgactagattgatcctaggacatagtcaaacaattgtctttcgatattatttggttcatgtttgttctggcttcaagaaaacttgtttgtgatgtaTGACTCTTCActtgaaacaacacttgttatacatgttaatgTGACTTTcaacaaagaaaacataaataaaagcgtgtaaattgcaggaatgtaaagtgcagaaatataacgtgcaagaatgtaaaatgcagaaaagtaaagtgcttcgaaatgaaagttaaacgaaaaggataaaggaattgaaaagatacttgcataaagaaagatacaaatgtatttaaaatagtgttggtgtcatacgtacatttctcagggaactcgttctctaaacacttgatacttgagtgatttgtgagtgatttgtacaaaatgaacacacggaatcctaacattaagacccttatttatactaattttgaccctaacggtcctacactaatccgatgccacgttgctcacaacaATCCCTGGGATGCCACCTGTCCTTGTTCAGTTACACAgattacttcgaaattcaaatcctcccgcctgaatcctctttcgacgcgtggcaacgtaatcagaACCGAGAATatcacgaaaacacgttaagcttcagtacccttcgtattttgcaaaacgtttaagtctttaaagataattcacttcgaattagctccgattctaaccatctccactccaactcaaacaacattctcgaaa contains:
- the LOC131604757 gene encoding uncharacterized protein LOC131604757 produces the protein MGKWVDNKWIWSFSDWIVDTHSEASEELHVLKQILYYVQPRINVQDSFIWPLNEHGVFKVSVYYKRLMQGRGARVEDPLCLEAINILWKLWMPSKVKIFGWRLFQDRLALKAQLIKRGIMVPKEVNFCVFGCSQMEDIQHLFLNCEFVISLWKSIYVWLDIEPLLATDCISHFLHLLDSLRRRCSRKRVGCIWMATCWRIWKQRNDIIFNNAVADLDEIVHSVKMLSWWWLVIENKQKVLCNFYEWHHCPVDYM